DNA sequence from the Cucumis melo cultivar AY chromosome 6, USDA_Cmelo_AY_1.0, whole genome shotgun sequence genome:
atttttggatATGAGTGTTTATCAACATCGTACAACAATTTTAAACGGTATAAACattaagaatgaaaaaaaaacaatataacccgacaacccaacccatattttaagcGTTGGGTTGGGAATATAATATGGATTATTTGGGTTACCAACCCAACCAATTCGAAAATATGGATTGGATTGAAAATGTCCCTCGACCCAACCCATTTACACTGCTTAAGCTAAATTCTATATAATATTTAAGAAAGATTATAGGAGAAAAGTTGAGATGATCCGACGCTGTATAATATTTGGAAAGACAAAAAAGATCATAGTTAGAGACTTGAAGTTCATCACATCTATGTACAagatgcaaaagaaaaaaatatatatatatatatatatatatatatatatatatatatatatatatatatatataggtttaTTATTCACCTGATGACGGCTTAAATCTATGTCACTATATAATTTTGGTTTCTACCAACATAAAGACATAAAGAAATGTGAAGCCGACATAAAGAAACGAGGATAAAGTCTCTGCCAAAGTTATTTTTACGACATTCTTGTTGTTAAGTGGGCAAAAATGCCCATGCAAAGTCCGCAAAAAGTACATcaactatatttgaaaataccttTTATTATCGTAAATGTTAAAatgaaatgttttttttaaagttatttaTTAGTTAGATTATATACAAAGTACTCATAAAATGTGGATAGCTTTCAACTATACACATAAGTTTTCTATTAACAAAAGGTACCTTTTTAAGCTTCGATTTTTTACGTCATTCATTTTGAAATCAATGATGTTATAAATAACAATTACAACATCTTTTGATTTAAAATAACTAGTATACAACGTTAGCTCTTAGTATTTTAGGGGCGCCTTATGTACCTGAAATTTAGAATTGTTTTATTAGATTTAATGTTGTTTGTTGATGGTTTTCATTTAATTATCAAAGATCAAGATTTGAAGTTAATAATAactaaaaagaactaaaaattGCCTGTCAAAACTAAGCCAAGCATCAAAATGAGAGAagacaaaatgaaaaagaaacaaGCCAACGCCATGCCGCAAGTCACAAAGAAGGTAATTCAAAGTGCTGTGGTGACATTGGGTGAAAACGTTGCGACACTTTAGCAAAGCTTTTTCCTATTTGTTTTAGGTTTTATTAAGTTGAATTTTtagcaaaatttcaaaacgAAATCAAGTTTGTAGGAACTAATATGACTCCATTTACTAACCATTTTTATTTGATGAAAATTAAGTTTCGGGGTtcattagaaagaaaaaaaagagagaatttcTTTAGGGatagcaaaaaaaattgaaattagtATTATCATGGTGAACATAAATGAAATGTGGTGTTGGGTTATAAAGACCCAACTGATGGAAGTACCAAATTTCCTATCATAAAGAAGCTGAAATAATATAACTCCAACAATGTTGAGCAAATGGACAATATCCAAAAAAGTGATAACGTAGAAACACATACTCTTGAACATATATAAATTTTAGTTGTCACTACACATATCAACTAACAAAACAGTTAAGTTTCAAGGAAATGGAACCTGTTTATCTTCTAGAATCCATTAATTTCTGTTCATACGACTCTAACAATCCAGGAATCTTCTCCTTATGAGGGTTGATGAATTTGTCTATGAAACGGTTTTCAGAAGAACTTACGAACAAAGGAATATTCGTTTGCTTCTTAATCAAACCCTTTTCCAGCAAAACTTGATAAACGTAGCCTCTAGGATTAAGCCTCTTCTTCAAACTAAGTGAAATTAAAGCTGGTCTTCTAGCAACGAAAGATGATTCGCATCCAATTTTGTTGACAAAAAAATCCATTGCACCATTAATCTTATCCTCAGAAACCATCATACACCATGGATGCCTTTTAAAAGCCAAACAGATCTCTTCTTCAGACAATCCCCATTTCCTATAAACTTCAACCTTCTTATCCCATGTAGATTTGGTCATTGCTCGCAGAGCAAAAACAGCAACAAGAAACTGCAACCGTTGAGGGTTGAATCCCATTTCCGTAACTCTCTCTACAGTCTCCTTGAATCGGATGGAATTTCTCGAGAACACTCTAGGCTGGTactgaaaatattttaaaatatttgaatccgGCACTCCAATTTGTTTCAGAATTTCAATATTGGGACCAACTGAAATTCGAAGATCATGAGTGAGAATACTCCCAAAGTATTTTATGAAAGCGAGAGTCTTCTCCTCACTTCCAAGCACGGCTTGAATGTAATCAAAGGCTGGAATAATTCGATTGTCTAAACTTCCTGCTAAGACACGAGGAAATGAACATACTAATTTGGCAATCTCTGGGGAAGAAAGACCTTTAGACTGAAAAAACAACAGTTTGGGCAATAGGATTTTCTCGGGGTTCGCAGAAAGAATTTGAGGATACCTCTTGTCAATGCTAGAGATTTGTGATTCAGAGAATCCATGATCCGCAAGTAACGCAATTACAGCCTTCCGTTTATTCTTGAGCTGAACAGCATTAGAAGCCAACGGAGCAGATTCCGGAGATGATACAATCTCAGAAGAAGTCGATAAGTACCTGAGAGATTTCAACGGACTTTGGGAAAATCCTTGAGGAAAGACTGGCGATGGAGATCTAAGTAGAAGGATTCTGCGAAACACGTTAGACATGGCTGTAAGAACTGGGAGGAGAAGGAAGAGTGACCTGTTGGTTCTTTctggagaagaagaaggggaGAAACTAGAAATGCCACAGAGGAGGAAGAAGCTATGAGagaacagaaaagaaaaatggtcgGCGGCGGAGCATCGGCGATCGACGGAGTGGGAGACAGAGAGAGAACAAAGAAGGAAGGAAGGGGGTTAGGGTTTTAGAAGGGAAATGGTCGAAAATAGGTTTATGGTAAGGGAAGAGAGGAGAAGGAAACAAGAAAGACTCGATGAGGTAATGAGGCTGGCGGCGACAATAGGAGACGGTCATAAATCAGAAGCAAAAAAGAGAGGAAACTAATtctaacctttttctttttgttttctaatCTACCAAGTGAAAGTGATATTCACAAATAGCCTATATTTAACCATTGATTTAAATCAATAGCTGAGGGACTGAGAGCATAATTTCATTCAAACTAAATAATATAGAAagaacaaaataatttttaggAATGAAGTTATAAACTAAGGTCAATCACATAGATTCCAATGCATGAGTAAaacttaataatttttttaaatccaTATTCTAATTACAAAACACAAATTTCGTTTATTTAATTCATTAAATCATTATagtttttataaaacaatttaaagtaatttttttaaatacgaTATCCATTTCTaacttttgtttaaaaaaaattatattctaaattaaatacacaaatttcatatatttaatttatgaaaTCATTCTAACTTTTGCATTgtagaaacaaaagaaaaatatgggTCAAGTGGTGtaataacaataaattatctaaaaaaaccaaaaatttaaaatctatGTAATTGTACGAAATTCATAAATTAAAAACAagctatatttttaaaatagaaaaattaatatttacaAAACTCATGAGTATAggaattataaataaaaaaaatggattaaatatatatttaaacttaaatgGATCAATCGTAGATAAGGAAGTATTGAGGGGATGAAGAAGGGTTATGGCAACCCTTAACTCAGACAAGGAAAGGGTAAATAACCCTTTCTCCCCTAATCCCATCCCCCTCCGACACACCCTAAGTGTAACCTTTCTAATCTAGTGTTTTTTATCTTGATATGATCAAGATTTAGGTAATTTTAGGTGGATTTAGTGTTTTTTCAATCTCGCAAACGTCCACTATCTTGCAACAAGTTTCCAACTACCAAACTTGAAACCCCAAAATCACTCTCAATTACCTACAATAATTATCGAATGAATTTAGAGTTGAGTATTTCAAATTTGGACACTGCAACATGTTTGTGAGATACAAAAATAATAGATTAAAAACTTCTTTAAACATGAGTAGAATCACCCTAAATCACATAATATAATAATTGATTTTGAGATTGTACATTTGAAGTTTATTTGTTGTGAAATATCTACGAGATGTATGTCAGATACAAAAATTGTAACCAAAAACTTCCTCAAAGAAATGTAACATCACCATAAGTCACATGAAAcaagtatataattgattttGAATTGTACATTAGATGTTTGGAAGTTACGAGATGTCTACGAGCTACAAAAACAATAGCAAAAATTACCTAAAACATGCATACAATCACCTTAAACCACATAAAACAAGCATGTAACTAATTTGATATTTGACGTTTGAATCTTGTTGAAAAGTTACAAGATATTTGTGAGGTGTTTGCAAGATGTTTGCGAGATAGTACCTAAAAACTTCCAAAATTAAAACTCAAAATGTTTTAAATAGTGTTGGCTTCCAATGTGATTTAGGATGATCCTACACATGTTTTAGCAAGTTTTGTTTTAGAATTTCTTATGTCGCTAACATCCCACACCTATCTCACAACTTCcaaaattgaaactttcaacctaaaattaattttgtatgtgttctAAGTGttttaaagatattttagagTGATTTCAAACATAATTTAGAAAGTTTTAGTTAGAAGTTTTTATCTAGCAACCTCCAAAACTGAAATTTCCAACCCCAAATCAATTTTATATGTGTTTTAGGTGATCCAAAGATAATTTAGGGTGATTTTAAACATGTTTCAGAAAGTTTtctaattataattttttactCTAAAACATCTCAGCACCATTTCACAAACGTAAACGACGAGCACTCTAGCAAcaatattctaaaaaaaaaaaacagtattCACCATCAGCAACCTTATTGTTTGGAGGAACTGAGAATAGTATTCTCAAgaagcaaaggaaaaaaactaTCAATTAACCTGTTCTTGAAGCCATGATAGATTTACAGATTATATACTTCATAAacctaatttttatttaaaaaaaacagtAAACTCAAATGCAGAAGCTATAAAGAAGATACAAACTAAGGGCTAGAGAAAAGAGGGAAAGAAAGAAGATACCAAGTCGATTCATAAATTTTAGTTGTCACTAGATATATCAACTAACAAAAAAACagttaaatattataatttcaaGGAGATCGAActtgttcatcttccataatcCATTAATTTCTTTTCATACAACTCCAACAATACAGGAATCTGCTCTTTATGAGGGTTGATGATTTTTTCTATGAAACGCTTTTCAGGAAACTCAAAGAACGAAACAAGATTCTGGTGTTTCTTAATCAAACCCTTTGCCAGCAAAACTTGATAAACGTAGCCTCTAGGATTAAGCCTCTTCTTCAAACTAAGTGAAATTAAAGCTGGTCTTCTAGCAACGAAAGATGATTCACATCCAATTTTGTTGACAAAAAAATCCATTGCACCATTAATCTTATCCTCAGAAACCACCATACACCATGGATGCCTTTTAAAAACCAAACGGATCTCTTCTTCAGACAATCCCCATTTCCTATAAACTTCAACCTTCTTATCCCATGTAGATTTGGTCATTGCTCGCAGAGCAAAAACAGCAACAACAAACTGCAATTGTTGAGGGTTGAATCCCATTTCCGTAACTCTCTCTACAATCTCCTTGAATCGGATGGAATTTATCAAGAACACTCTAGGCTGGTACtgaagatattttaaaatatttgaatccgGCACTCCAATTTGTTTCAGAATTTCAATATTGGGACCAACTGAAATTCCAAGATCCCGAACGAGAATACTCGCAAAGTGTTTTATGGTAGCGAGAGCCTTCTCACTTCCAAGCACCGCTTGAATGTAATCAAAGGCTGGAATAATTCGTTTGTTTAAACTTGCTGCTAAACACCAAGGATTTGAACATACTAATTTGACAATCTCTGGGGAAGAAAGACCTTTAGATTGAAAAAACAACAGTTTGGGCAATAGGATTTTCTCGGGGTTTGCAGAAAGAATTTGAGGAAACCTCTTGTGAAAACTAGAGATTTGTGATTCAGAGAATCCATAATCCGCAAGGAACGCAATTACAGCCTTCCGGTTAGTCTTGAGCTGAACAGCATTAGAAGCCAACGGAGCAGATTCCGGAGATGATACAATCTCAGAAGAAGTCGATAAGTACCTGAGAGATTTCAACGGACTTTGGGAAAATCCTTGAGGAAAGACTGGCGATGGAGATCTAAGTAGAAGGATTCTGCGAAATAAGTTAGACATGAGTGTAAAAACTGGGAGGAGAAGGAAGAGTGACCTGTTGGTTCTTTCTGGAGAAGAAGAATGGGAGAAACTAGAAATGCCACAGAGGAGGAAGAAGCTATGAGagaacagaaaagaaaaatggtcgGCGGCGGAGCATCGGCGATCGACGGAGCGGGAGACCGAGAGAGAACAAAGAAGGAAGGAAGGGGGTTAGGGTTTTTGGTCGAAAATAGGTTTATGGTAAGGGAAGAGAGGAGAGGGAAACAACGAGAGAAGAAAGACCCGATGAGGTAATGAGGCTGGCGGCGACAATAGGAGACAGTCATAAATCAGAAGCAAAAAAGAAGGGAAACTAATTccaacctttttctttttgttttctaatCTACTAACTGTAAgctttctaatttattttataattggagtataaacatttttttaaaaaaaagggtaaagttattattttcatttgataatTTCGGAGGCCAAATATATTTAACCCAttgaagtaaaaaaataaataattgcatttggaaccatttattcttttttttttttcaccgtATAATAGTTTTAAAGTTTTAACTATACCCCCATAagttttctattaaaaaaaaaaaaaaaaaccctaagcTTTCCTTTGATATATTGTTCAACTTTAAGCACATCATTCATTTTGAAATGAATGATGTTATAAATAACAATTACATCTTCCGATTAAAAATAACTAGTAAATGACGTTAGTCCTTTAGTTTTCAGGGAATGTTTAATATTGAAATTAGAACTCATTTTGATCTTCAGTAGTGATCCTTTAATATTGTTCTTACATAACAATACATCATTTTCTTAGGTATCAATTAGAATACTCAATTTGATTTTACACCAAATTGTCATTTAAAATACATGAACTTAAATTACAATCTAAAAAGTTGAAGATGCTGagttggaaaaaagaaaagggtaaAGGAAAATTCCTTCACCTTCCCCCTCTTCCTAATTTTTTacaattctttttaaaaaaccattattttttaacttttgtaaACAGATGAATTTTAGCAAAAATAAGGACTATGAACCCTTTTGGGAACGGtttgatttttagttttaaaaaattaagtttttaaACGGTCCTTCTAAATTTCTTACCATCTAACCAACCTTTTACCGAAAAACTAGttaaaatttttctaaaaaaattgttCACCTGGTAAGCATAAATAATTAAAGGAAAAttgttcaaaaataaaatatttacattttataaaaaaaaatcaaatatgatAAAAAGGGGTAAATCGtttgtcaattttttaaaaaaagttatattaattttaacacAATAGAAATGCAGAAGCCATAAAGAAAATACAAACTAAGGATGAACAAAAAGAGGGATACGAAAAAGATACCAACCAACAAATTTTAGCTGTCGAGACATACCAACCAACAAAACAGGTTCATATTAAGTTTTCAAGGAATTGAAACCTGTTCATCTTCTAGAATCCATTAATTTCTGTTCATACAACTCCAATAATCCAGGAATCTGCTCTTTATGAGGGTTGATGAATTTTTCTACGAAACGGTTTTCAGAAATCTTTACGAACATAGGAATATTCGCGTGCTTCTTAATCAAACCCTTTGACAGCAAACTTGATAAATATAGCCTCTAGGCaaaatcttcttcttcaaactaAATGAAAGTAAACTTGGTTTTCTAGCAACGAAAGATGATTGGCATCCAATTTTGTTGACAAAAAAATCCATTACACCATTAGTCTTGTCCTCAGAAAACGCCATACACATAGGATGCCTTCTAAAAGCTAAACGGATCTCTTCTTCAGACAATCCCCATTTCCTATAAACTTCAACCTTCTTATCCCATGAAGATTTGGTCATTGATCGCAGAGCAAAAACAGCAACAAGAAACTGCAATCGTTGAGGGCTGAATCCCATTTCCGTAACTCTCTCTACAATCTCCTTGAATCGGACGGAACTAGTCAAGAAAATTTTAGGCTGCCCCTGAAGATAAGTTGAAATATTTGAATCCGGCACTCCAATTTGTTTCAGAAGTTCAATATTGGGACCAACTGAAAGATTCCAACCGAGAATACGCGGAAAGCGTTTTATGGTAGCGACAGTCTTCTCCACAGTTCCAAGCTCAGCTAGAATGTAATCAAATACTGGAATAATTTCTTGGTTTAAACTTCGTTTTAAAACTTGAGGAGCTGAACGTACTAATTTGGTTGTCGCTGAGGAAGAAAGACCTTTAGATTGAAAAAACAACAATATGGGAAATAGAGTCTCGGGGTTCACAGAAAGAATTAGAGGGACCTTCTTGACAATGTCAAAGATTTGTGATTCAGAGATCCATGATTCTCAAAAAACGAAATTACAGCCTTCCGATTGTTATTGATCTGAACAACATTAGAAGCCAACGAAGAAGATTTCGGAGATGATACAGTCTCAGAAGAGGTAGATAAGAATCTGAGAGATTTCAACAGACTTTCGGAAAATCCGTGAGAAAAGACTGACGATGGAGATCTAAGTAGAATGATTCTGCGAAACAAGTTATACATGACAGTGAGAACTGCGAGGAGAAGGAAGACTAACCTGTTGGTTCCTTCTTGAGAAGAAGAATGAGAGAAACTTCAAATGCCTGAAAAGAGGATGAAGCTATGAGGGAAAATGGGCAGCGCGAGCCGGAGAGGGCCGCCGGTAAAAATGGGGGACGAAGAAATCAGAAGAAAAGGTAGAAAGAAAGGGAGTTAGGGTCTTTGAAGGGAAATAGTCGAAAATACCCTCTTTTAAATTTACCACTTTTGAAAATTaacactctttttttttcttttttaaattcgacaaaataaaaaagtttggaattttttttaaatcaaccCCAAAAAAATTTTACTCCAATCTTTAATTTTGGATAATTATGCTTCACTAAAACTTAATTAACAATTGTTCTTGCTAATGAGTGAGTGtgagttttataaaaaaatttgatgGGTGCACGTTTAGTGGGGGTATTGTGTTAATCATGAAGAGCaaccaataaaaaaaacaattgaaattgaaattaaactTCATTTTTTTCGAAAATAATGAGTTGGAGTTTCTATTGAAGAGATTAAAGAAGGGATATGAAGCTACGAGggtgaaagaaaagaaaacgaaTCAAACTCATATTATATTAATCAAAATGTCATTAAGTAACTGCAAATATAATTTAGTTGAGAAGTTTAAGATAATTCATTGTCAAAACCAAAGGATTTATACACTCAAGCAAGACCACTTTCAAAGGATATGTTATACACATGACCATGCGAGGAAACTCAATGTCATTGTTTCCTATTGCAACAGGTTTTATgaactttttcaaaaactttttcttttcaacacATCTCTGTTTGtccttcattttcattttaatgcATGGCTATTGCCTTAATCATCAACTAGGTGTGAGTGCATGGTTTTTATGAGGATAATACTAATAGACATCAAtaatctcatttcattttttttttcttttgtatttgtTGGTCTTCATCATTAAAAACATTGTTGGGATATCTTAAAGAGGGTGAGTTTCCCTTTGGTACATTTATGAAGCAACGTGGTAGAATAGAAACAAACAACACCTTGATCAATGTCTCATTGGCTGCAGGTTCCAATGCTTAAATAATTTGAAGAGGAGAAGTTGGAAGATGATGAAGAGTTTAGTGTTGTTTTAATTAGCAATTTTCTGTTGTTTTAATTGGCTTTCTCCCATTTGATTGTTTGCCGTGAGGTGTCTAGGGATAGTTCATTGgtcaaaataatatattattgcattttcaaaatttctttataaaaaatggaagaatttgTTTTTGCCAAAATGGGCGAAACCTAAATCACATAAAGCACATTCTTATGTAGATCAATTCTATATTTATTAAGCATATGTATGAGTTGAATttttacaaacaaaaaaaatcttaaaaactaAGTAAGGGTTGAGTTATGAAAGGTTGGTGTTATGATAAAAGTAATATTGTGATAAACCTAGTTTCATACTAATATGTTTTTGGAGatatttaaaaatgtagttttaaGATAAGATGCATTTAGAAAAACGGTTCAAAAATGTACTTTATGgaagaattgaaaaaattggattatAGAGATTTGAAAAAGGTTTTAGAAGAAAGATAGATAGAAAAGAGTATTTATGATAACACTAAAACAAGAGTTACCGACCCAATAGGGATAACTTTTGAGTCCAAGTTTTTAAGTTTTGCAAAGTTACATATCTATAGCTAAATTTCTTTGTTCACCCTTGTAAGGGTAAATTAAACAAGGATGTGATCTCAAAAAAATTAGCTGTCACGGATGAACAAAAAGAGGGATACGAACAAGATACCAAGTCTATCCATAAATTTTAGTTGTCACTACACATATCAACTAACAGAACAGTTAAATTTCAAGGAGATGGAACCTGTTCATCTTCTAGAATCCATTAATTTCTGTTCATACAACTCCAACAATCCAGGAATCTGCTCCTCATGAGGGTTGATGATTTTTTCTATGAAACGCTTTTCAGGAGACTCAAAGAACAAAACAAGATTCTTGTGTTTCTCAATCAAACCCTTTGACAGCAAAACTTTATAAACATAGCCTCTAGGCAAAATCCTCTTCTTCAAACTAAGTGAAAGTAAAAGTGGTCTAGTAACAGCTAAAGATGATTCGCATCCCATTTTGTTGACAAAAAAATCCATTGCAGCATTAATCTTATCCTCAGAACGCATCATACTCGACGGATGCTTTCTAAAAGCTAAACGGATCTCTTCTTCAGACAATCCCCATTTCCTATAAACTTCAACCTTCTTATCCCATGTAGATTTGGCCATCGATCGCAGAATAAAAACAGCAACAAGAAACTGCAATTGTTGAGGGTTGAATCCCATTTCCATAGCTCTCTCTACAATCTCCTTGAATCGGATGGGATTTGTCAAGAACACTCTAGGCTCGTACTGaagatatttgaaaatatttgaatcCGGCACTCCAATTTGTTTCAGAATTTCAATATTGGGACCAACTAAAATTTTAAGATCAAAACAGAGAATACCCGCAAACTGTTTTATGGCAGCGAGAGCCTTCTCCTTACTTCCAAACACGGCTTGAATGTAATCAAAGGCTGGAATCATTCGTTTGTTTAAACTTGCTCTTAAAGCCCAAGGATATAAACATACTAATTTGACAATCTCTGGGGAAGAAAGACCTTTAGATTGAAAAAACAACAATTTGGGCAATAGGATTTTCTCGGGGTTCGCAGAAAGAATTTGAGGAAACTTCTTGTCAATGTCAGAGATTTGTGATTCAGAGAATCCATGATTCTCAAAGAACGAAAATGCTGCCTTCCGATTGTTCTTGATCTGAACAACATTAGAAGCCAACGAAGCAGATTTCGGAGATGATACAATCTCAGAAGAGGTCGATAAGAATCTGAGAGATTTCAAGGGACATTCGGAAAATCCGTGAGAAAAGACTGACGATGGAGATCTAAGTAGAAGGATTCTGCGAAACAAGTTAGACATGACTGTAAGAACTGCGAGGAGAAGGAAGAGTAAGCTGTTGGTTccttgttgagaagaagaatAGGAGAAACTACGAATACCTCACAAGAGGATGAAGCAATTAGagaacagaaaagaaaaatgggcgGTGGCGGAGCATCGGCGATCGGCGGAGTGGAAGACACAGAGAAGAAAATAAGGAAAGTAAGAAAGGAAGGAAGGGGGTTAGGGCTTTTCAaaggaaattgtcaaaatagctttctatatatagttaatttttataaatataacaaaaaaaatctgTGTAATAAAATTCCATAAagttatcatttttttaaatactttaaatttgtttttttcatCCTCTTTGTTCTCTCCAATTTTTCTTTCCCTTTACCTCTATATCCTTCTTAtccaatttcttttttctcagggtaattatttttcaaagtAATATTTTGTTCAAAATAGTCTACCAAGTATAAAAcattttatctttaaaaaaaatagttaggatatttttagatttggtttGGTTGGGATATTGGTAAAGTATCGACAACGATtttagtcaaatataaacgataatcatttagattgatagCTTAGCTAAATTTTTGTGCACcaaataatattgaaaaaaaaatagttggaTATTGGTACACTATCACtaaatctaaaatatcttatcgatttgttatattttttttataaaaaactctttatatatatatatatagttttaaattttcaaaattaacccCTTTTTGAAAACTGGATAGAAATTGACAAAGTTCAAACGACGGTTATTTGAACTTTGGACTTCTAATGAGTATTCTCACTTATcacaaaattttgttttgatgtTGTTAGTTTGTACATTTTAAGCTATTtcacaattttgaaaaaataaaattgtattcTTTATGTGACTCTTTTTATATTTCCAAGgcttatcttttttttcttaaatttctaATATGACAATGATTTTGGTGCAAATAAGAATGCAAATTGGTATAATTTTACGTTCAGAATTGAAGTTCTTTGATTTGTATCTCTAACATTGAGTCGTCTTGTCTATTGAATAATATATTCTACATTACCAAGGTTTGATTACACATTGAACTCAAATCTTACAAGTCTTgaacaaaattattttgaatgattgtgaataatgtaattaaataatgtgcatgttataaaattagaaaataaattatattaaaattctTACCATGCAATAATTATAAGCATCATCCGGTGTGATAAATCGTTTTGTAATTAACTTGTATGAAGAAAAATAATCATATGATACAATTGATTCGTGTATTGCTTCTTCTTGTCTATAACGATTATGATATGTATGCcacatcttttttctttctttatttcttttttaggCCTTATTCCGtttcttttatttgttgtttttcttgcattcctttcctttttttttttttttaatttttcttaagaATCGAGATTAAGAAATAAGAGAGTAGAGAGAAActtgaaaaaatgaaagaaaaaggacCCTCATTTTGCATCTAGTTTTTGGAGGAGACTTCAGTCAACGTTAGGCATGTCGCTTTTCACCCACAAACTGATGGTTAAACTGAGCGTTTGAACCAAACTCTAGAGGACATGTTGCATGCATGTGTACTAGATTTTCCTGGGAGTTGGAACTCCATATGCACTTGATAGAATTTGCTTACCATAATAGTTTGGTATGGCACCATTTGAAGCCTTATATGGAAAGAGTTGTAGATCCCGTGTATATTGGGATGAAGTTGGTGAGATGACTTTTATGTGCTATGTTGAAGCTTGACTCTTGTGTGATTGTGTTGAAGTCTTTGATTGGATTATAGTATATGGTTATGGTATTTGACTGGTTTTGGCATGTGACTGAGTTAAAGGTTGTAAGTGGATTTAGCATGAGACTGGGTTGAAATTTATAATCGACTTAGTGGTTGAAATGACTGTTTTACTTATGTGACTATGTGTGATATATGACCTACTAGTAG
Encoded proteins:
- the LOC107990329 gene encoding uncharacterized protein LOC107990329 isoform X1 produces the protein MSNVFRRILLLRSPSPVFPQGFSQSPLKSLRYLSTSSEIVSSPESAPLASNAVQLKNKRKAVIALLADHGFSESQISSIDKRYPQILSANPEKILLPKLLFFQSKGLSSPEIAKLVCSFPRVLAGSLDNRIIPAFDYIQAVLGSEEKTLAFIKYFGSILTHDLRISVGPNIEILKQIGVPDSNILKYFQYQPRVFSRNSIRFKETVERVTEMGFNPQRLQFLVAVFALRAMTKSTWDKKVEVYRKWGLSEEEICLAFKRHPWCMMVSEDKINGAMDFFVNKIGCESSFVARRPALISLSLKKRLNPRGYVYQVLLEKGLIKKQTNIPLFVSSSENRFIDKFINPHKEKIPGLLESYEQKLMDSRR
- the LOC107990329 gene encoding uncharacterized protein LOC107990329 isoform X2, producing the protein MDSLNHKSLALTRGSLDNRIIPAFDYIQAVLGSEEKTLAFIKYFGSILTHDLRISVGPNIEILKQIGVPDSNILKYFQYQPRVFSRNSIRFKETVERVTEMGFNPQRLQFLVAVFALRAMTKSTWDKKVEVYRKWGLSEEEICLAFKRHPWCMMVSEDKINGAMDFFVNKIGCESSFVARRPALISLSLKKRLNPRGYVYQVLLEKGLIKKQTNIPLFVSSSENRFIDKFINPHKEKIPGLLESYEQKLMDSRR
- the LOC103483819 gene encoding uncharacterized protein LOC103483819 isoform X2, with the protein product MSNLFRRILLLRSPSSVFSHGFSECPLKSLRFLSTSSEIVSSPKSASLASNVVQIKNNRKAAFSFFENHGFSESQISDIDKKFPQILSANPEKILLPKLLFFQSKGLSSPEIVKLVCLYPWALRASLNKRMIPAFDYIQAVFGSKEKALAAIKQFAGILCFDLKILVGPNIEILKQIGVPDSNIFKYLQYEPRVFLTNPIRFKEIVERAMEMGFNPQQLQFLVAVFILRSMAKSTWDKKVEVYRKWGLSEEEIRLAFRKHPSSMMRSEDKINAAMDFFVNKMGCESSLAVTRPLLLSLSLKKRILPRGYVYKVLLSKGLIEKHKNLVLFFESPEKRFIEKIINPHEEQIPGLLELYEQKLMDSRR